From the Oncorhynchus nerka isolate Pitt River linkage group LG20, Oner_Uvic_2.0, whole genome shotgun sequence genome, one window contains:
- the tcf15 gene encoding transcription factor 15: MMTFAMLRPIATHLISYPDLSMMSEDEENRSESDGSSDQSYGCCVAADKRRRISLKSGGSSVVIVKQRNAANARERDRTQSVNTAFTALRTLIPTEPVDRKLSKIETLRLASSYISHLANTLLLRDGNGDGQPCLGAVYAQGESRGKQPRTICTFCLSNQRKGIKDSKDCLKMRGVDSLRVNRR, encoded by the exons ATGATGACCTTTGCCATGCTGCGGCCAATTGCGACTCATCTGATCAGCTACCCGGACCTGAGTATGATGTCCGAGGACGAGGAGAACCGCAGCGAGAGCGACGGCAGCTCGGATCAGAGCTATGGATGCTGCGTAGCCGCGGACAAACGGCGGAGGATTTCTCTAAAGTCGGGAGGCAGCAGTGTTGTCATTGTGAAACAGCggaacgcagccaatgccagggAGCGCGACCGAACCCAAAGTGTCAACACTGCATTTACTGCACTTCGGACTCTAATACCCACTGAGCCAGTGGACAGAAAGCTCTCCAAGATTGAGACGCTTCGCCTAGCATCAAGCTACATCTCCCACCTCGCCAACACCCTGCTGCTCCGTGACGGGAATGGAGATGGACAACCTTGTCTTGGCGCGGTTTACGCgcaaggagagagcagaggaaagcAGCCTCGCACCATCTGCACCTTCTGTTTGAGCAACCAAAGAAAAGGG ATAAAGGATAGCAAAGACTGTCTGAAGATGCGAGGCGTTGATTCTCTGAGGGTGAACCGCAGATAG
- the LOC115102408 gene encoding uncharacterized protein LOC115102408 isoform X6 has product MYKRCLHVNVGWAVYMMASLVLSESLVIQVDCNEDISMKCDAIEDKSYRSITWYKLNNRTGIIRRSDDEKPQFYEFPRPARFGMKDSLVLPRVRPEDAGNYLCLIRANIGQTNRESKVTLSVSTGCSKHQEETWQGQTTAVPVLALPCGGKSSWFGCCPSGCIGWTESTEHRGANADSPMT; this is encoded by the exons ATGTATAAGAGATGCCTCCATGTTAATGTGGGTTGGG CAGTGTATATGATGGCCAGTTTAGTCCTTTCCGAGAGTCTAGTAATCCAAGTAGACTGCAATGAAGATATCTCTATGAAGTGTGACGCTATCGAGGATAAGAGCTATCGATCCATTACATGGTATaag CTGAACAACCGGACTGGTATTATCAGAAGAAGTGACGACGAGAAGCCGCAGTTCTATGAATTTCCCCGACCTGCCAGGTTTGGAATGAAGGACAGTCTGGTCCTTCCCAGAGTCAGACCTGAGGATGCAGGGAACTACCTGTGTCTCATCAGGGCCAACATAGGACAGACCAACAGAGAGTCAAAAGTCACCCTCAGTGTATCTACAG GTTGTTCGAAACATCAAGAGGAGACATGGCAGGGGCAAACAACAGCAGTG CCCGTATTGGCCTTACCTTGTGGGGGGAAATCCAGCTGGTTCGGATGCTGTCCTTCTGGGTGCATTGGCTGGACAGAATCTACTGAACACAGAGGGGCTAACGCAGACTCCCCAATGACTTGA
- the LOC115102408 gene encoding uncharacterized protein LOC115102408 isoform X3, whose protein sequence is MYKRCLHVNVGWAVYMMASLVLSESLVIQVDCNEDISMKCDAIEDKSYRSITWYKLNNRTGIIRRSDDEKPQFYEFPRPARFGMKDSLVLPRVRPEDAGNYLCLIRANIGQTNRESKVTLSVSTDCGIQTTVAGTAWQGVTHTTPQCTMHLVEVSVIWTLCGFLILGLVKITLCLISMQPVLALPCGGKSSWFGCCPSGCIGWTESTEHRGANADSPMT, encoded by the exons ATGTATAAGAGATGCCTCCATGTTAATGTGGGTTGGG CAGTGTATATGATGGCCAGTTTAGTCCTTTCCGAGAGTCTAGTAATCCAAGTAGACTGCAATGAAGATATCTCTATGAAGTGTGACGCTATCGAGGATAAGAGCTATCGATCCATTACATGGTATaag CTGAACAACCGGACTGGTATTATCAGAAGAAGTGACGACGAGAAGCCGCAGTTCTATGAATTTCCCCGACCTGCCAGGTTTGGAATGAAGGACAGTCTGGTCCTTCCCAGAGTCAGACCTGAGGATGCAGGGAACTACCTGTGTCTCATCAGGGCCAACATAGGACAGACCAACAGAGAGTCAAAAGTCACCCTCAGTGTATCTACAG ATTGTGGTATCCAGACTACAGTGGCAGGGACAGCATGGCAGGGAGTGACTCACACTACCCCACAGTGTACCATGCATTTGGTGGAGGTCTCTGTCATATGGACTTTATGTGGATTCTTGATTCTTGGCCTTGTCAAAATCACTCTTTGTCTCATCTCTATGCAG CCCGTATTGGCCTTACCTTGTGGGGGGAAATCCAGCTGGTTCGGATGCTGTCCTTCTGGGTGCATTGGCTGGACAGAATCTACTGAACACAGAGGGGCTAACGCAGACTCCCCAATGACTTGA
- the LOC115102408 gene encoding uncharacterized protein LOC115102408 isoform X4: MYKRCLHVNVGWAVYMMASLVLSESLVIQVDCNEDISMKCDAIEDKSYRSITWYKLNNRTGIIRRSDDEKPQFYEFPRPARFGMKDSLVLPRVRPEDAGNYLCLIRANIGQTNRESKVTLSVSTDCGIQTTVAGTAWQGVTHTTPQCTMHLVEVSVIWTLCGFLILGLVKITLCLISMQVVRNIKRRHGRGKQQQCHQISTQFNTYGRFWSGA; the protein is encoded by the exons ATGTATAAGAGATGCCTCCATGTTAATGTGGGTTGGG CAGTGTATATGATGGCCAGTTTAGTCCTTTCCGAGAGTCTAGTAATCCAAGTAGACTGCAATGAAGATATCTCTATGAAGTGTGACGCTATCGAGGATAAGAGCTATCGATCCATTACATGGTATaag CTGAACAACCGGACTGGTATTATCAGAAGAAGTGACGACGAGAAGCCGCAGTTCTATGAATTTCCCCGACCTGCCAGGTTTGGAATGAAGGACAGTCTGGTCCTTCCCAGAGTCAGACCTGAGGATGCAGGGAACTACCTGTGTCTCATCAGGGCCAACATAGGACAGACCAACAGAGAGTCAAAAGTCACCCTCAGTGTATCTACAG ATTGTGGTATCCAGACTACAGTGGCAGGGACAGCATGGCAGGGAGTGACTCACACTACCCCACAGTGTACCATGCATTTGGTGGAGGTCTCTGTCATATGGACTTTATGTGGATTCTTGATTCTTGGCCTTGTCAAAATCACTCTTTGTCTCATCTCTATGCAG GTTGTTCGAAACATCAAGAGGAGACATGGCAGGGGCAAACAACAGCAGTG tcaccagatctcaacccaattcaacacttatgggagattctggagtggcgcctaa
- the LOC115102408 gene encoding uncharacterized protein LOC115102408 isoform X5, translating to MYKRCLHVNVGWAVYMMASLVLSESLVIQVDCNEDISMKCDAIEDKSYRSITWYKLNNRTGIIRRSDDEKPQFYEFPRPARFGMKDSLVLPRVRPEDAGNYLCLIRANIGQTNRESKVTLSVSTGCSKHQEETWQGQTTAVSPDLNPIQHLWEILEWRLRQRFPPPSTIPPIEFRTDVESMPRRIEAVLAACGEPMHYRRVG from the exons ATGTATAAGAGATGCCTCCATGTTAATGTGGGTTGGG CAGTGTATATGATGGCCAGTTTAGTCCTTTCCGAGAGTCTAGTAATCCAAGTAGACTGCAATGAAGATATCTCTATGAAGTGTGACGCTATCGAGGATAAGAGCTATCGATCCATTACATGGTATaag CTGAACAACCGGACTGGTATTATCAGAAGAAGTGACGACGAGAAGCCGCAGTTCTATGAATTTCCCCGACCTGCCAGGTTTGGAATGAAGGACAGTCTGGTCCTTCCCAGAGTCAGACCTGAGGATGCAGGGAACTACCTGTGTCTCATCAGGGCCAACATAGGACAGACCAACAGAGAGTCAAAAGTCACCCTCAGTGTATCTACAG GTTGTTCGAAACATCAAGAGGAGACATGGCAGGGGCAAACAACAGCAGTG tcaccagatctcaacccaattcaacacttatgggagattctggagtggcgcctaagacagcgctttccaccaccatcaacaatccctccaatagagttccggacagatgtagaatctatgccaaggcgcattgaagctgttctggcggctTGTGGCGAACCAATGCACTATAGACGGGTTGGCTGA
- the LOC115102408 gene encoding uncharacterized protein LOC115102408 isoform X2: MYKRCLHVNVGWVYMMASLVLSESLVIQVDCNEDISMKCDAIEDKSYRSITWYKLNNRTGIIRRSDDEKPQFYEFPRPARFGMKDSLVLPRVRPEDAGNYLCLIRANIGQTNRESKVTLSVSTDCGIQTTVAGTAWQGVTHTTPQCTMHLVEVSVIWTLCGFLILGLVKITLCLISMQVVRNIKRRHGRGKQQQCPYWPYLVGGNPAGSDAVLLGALAGQNLLNTEGLTQTPQ; the protein is encoded by the exons ATGTATAAGAGATGCCTCCATGTTAATGTGGGTTGGG TGTATATGATGGCCAGTTTAGTCCTTTCCGAGAGTCTAGTAATCCAAGTAGACTGCAATGAAGATATCTCTATGAAGTGTGACGCTATCGAGGATAAGAGCTATCGATCCATTACATGGTATaag CTGAACAACCGGACTGGTATTATCAGAAGAAGTGACGACGAGAAGCCGCAGTTCTATGAATTTCCCCGACCTGCCAGGTTTGGAATGAAGGACAGTCTGGTCCTTCCCAGAGTCAGACCTGAGGATGCAGGGAACTACCTGTGTCTCATCAGGGCCAACATAGGACAGACCAACAGAGAGTCAAAAGTCACCCTCAGTGTATCTACAG ATTGTGGTATCCAGACTACAGTGGCAGGGACAGCATGGCAGGGAGTGACTCACACTACCCCACAGTGTACCATGCATTTGGTGGAGGTCTCTGTCATATGGACTTTATGTGGATTCTTGATTCTTGGCCTTGTCAAAATCACTCTTTGTCTCATCTCTATGCAG GTTGTTCGAAACATCAAGAGGAGACATGGCAGGGGCAAACAACAGCAGTG CCCGTATTGGCCTTACCTTGTGGGGGGAAATCCAGCTGGTTCGGATGCTGTCCTTCTGGGTGCATTGGCTGGACAGAATCTACTGAACACAGAGGGGCTAACGCAGACTCCCCAATGA
- the LOC115102408 gene encoding uncharacterized protein LOC115102408 isoform X1 has translation MYKRCLHVNVGWAVYMMASLVLSESLVIQVDCNEDISMKCDAIEDKSYRSITWYKLNNRTGIIRRSDDEKPQFYEFPRPARFGMKDSLVLPRVRPEDAGNYLCLIRANIGQTNRESKVTLSVSTDCGIQTTVAGTAWQGVTHTTPQCTMHLVEVSVIWTLCGFLILGLVKITLCLISMQVVRNIKRRHGRGKQQQCPYWPYLVGGNPAGSDAVLLGALAGQNLLNTEGLTQTPQ, from the exons ATGTATAAGAGATGCCTCCATGTTAATGTGGGTTGGG CAGTGTATATGATGGCCAGTTTAGTCCTTTCCGAGAGTCTAGTAATCCAAGTAGACTGCAATGAAGATATCTCTATGAAGTGTGACGCTATCGAGGATAAGAGCTATCGATCCATTACATGGTATaag CTGAACAACCGGACTGGTATTATCAGAAGAAGTGACGACGAGAAGCCGCAGTTCTATGAATTTCCCCGACCTGCCAGGTTTGGAATGAAGGACAGTCTGGTCCTTCCCAGAGTCAGACCTGAGGATGCAGGGAACTACCTGTGTCTCATCAGGGCCAACATAGGACAGACCAACAGAGAGTCAAAAGTCACCCTCAGTGTATCTACAG ATTGTGGTATCCAGACTACAGTGGCAGGGACAGCATGGCAGGGAGTGACTCACACTACCCCACAGTGTACCATGCATTTGGTGGAGGTCTCTGTCATATGGACTTTATGTGGATTCTTGATTCTTGGCCTTGTCAAAATCACTCTTTGTCTCATCTCTATGCAG GTTGTTCGAAACATCAAGAGGAGACATGGCAGGGGCAAACAACAGCAGTG CCCGTATTGGCCTTACCTTGTGGGGGGAAATCCAGCTGGTTCGGATGCTGTCCTTCTGGGTGCATTGGCTGGACAGAATCTACTGAACACAGAGGGGCTAACGCAGACTCCCCAATGA